From the genome of Blautia pseudococcoides, one region includes:
- a CDS encoding DUF6275 family protein, which translates to MNNEKFLALCKKTVMDYFNEHADKTDRKQITEEDVFIVWSCKTLQNNKALVSTTVSDGMYYEITHNGDKKETYVDAYKKWENFVVR; encoded by the coding sequence ATGAATAATGAAAAATTTTTAGCATTATGCAAGAAAACCGTTATGGATTATTTTAATGAGCACGCTGACAAAACGGATCGGAAACAGATCACCGAAGAGGATGTATTTATTGTGTGGAGCTGTAAAACACTGCAGAACAATAAAGCCTTGGTAAGCACTACGGTGTCAGATGGCATGTATTACGAAATCACTCATAACGGGGATAAAAAAGAGACATATGTAGATGCATATAAAAAATGGGAGAACTTTGTTGTACGATAG
- a CDS encoding phage holin family protein, whose translation MDLSFLTNYINPVILGICLLVGYVIKTAIPAIKNRYIPLAALAMGTIIAILINMSSGINAEVILGGMISGLASTGLYEMLRNLISKDGKKETDRPGPEGE comes from the coding sequence ATGGATTTAAGCTTTTTGACAAACTATATCAACCCGGTAATATTGGGAATCTGCCTGTTGGTGGGCTATGTGATAAAGACCGCGATACCGGCGATCAAAAACAGGTACATACCACTTGCAGCCCTTGCGATGGGCACTATAATTGCGATACTCATCAACATGAGCAGCGGCATTAATGCGGAGGTAATTCTTGGCGGCATGATATCAGGCCTGGCAAGTACGGGCCTGTACGAGATGCTGCGGAACCTGATAAGCAAGGATGGCAAAAAGGAGACAGATAGACCAGGACCGGAGGGCGAATAA